One genomic window of Devosia salina includes the following:
- a CDS encoding EAL domain-containing protein, whose product MSAIRKHIALIATLVAALLAILVPVALSIYFADREATNAEFGRAMGYAQDVLRRSEGTSEQILDGINRLAALNDPEGCSDQSVALMRHIDLASSYIQAIGRIEGDRLVCSSLGLGGTKLNLGPVDVVQSSGVKIRTNVTLPFAEGSSFLVVEAAGYATIIHKDLPIDTALDVPDVSLATYSQQSGQILTQRGFIDPAWLQTANGGTTRQFIENGNLVVVAPSGRFQIGAVVALPIAQLNSRIQSVALVALPVGIAAGAILAIAIVYLARQQRSMPNLIRAGLRRNEFYLEYQPVVDLVTGKWAGAEALLRFRHGTELIRPDIFIPSAEEAGLIQQISRRVVGLACLDAAGLFREFPSLHLGINLSAADLADHQTLSLIDTLTEATGARSGNLMVEATERSFTDPETAGPIIRKLRMSGVLVAVDDFGTGYSSLSTLQALELDYLKIDKAFVDSLGTGAATSSVVAHIIDMAKSLNLKMIAEGVETAEQAQMLRELGVQYAQGWLFGRPMIYRQFIDMVRRQHGGHGHLMRPGSDTPLHPAQ is encoded by the coding sequence TTGTCGGCTATCCGGAAGCATATTGCCCTGATCGCCACGCTGGTGGCCGCGCTCCTGGCCATTCTCGTGCCTGTGGCGCTCTCGATCTATTTCGCCGACCGCGAGGCCACCAATGCGGAGTTCGGCCGCGCCATGGGCTATGCCCAGGATGTGCTGCGCCGGTCCGAGGGGACCTCCGAGCAAATCCTTGACGGCATCAACCGGCTCGCCGCGCTCAATGACCCCGAGGGCTGCAGCGACCAGAGCGTGGCGCTGATGCGCCATATCGACCTGGCGTCGAGCTATATCCAGGCCATCGGGCGGATTGAGGGCGACCGGCTGGTCTGCTCGTCGCTAGGCCTGGGGGGCACCAAGCTCAACCTGGGTCCGGTCGACGTGGTGCAGAGCTCGGGCGTCAAGATCCGCACCAATGTCACCCTGCCCTTTGCCGAAGGCTCGAGCTTCCTGGTGGTCGAGGCGGCCGGCTATGCCACGATCATCCACAAGGACCTGCCGATCGACACGGCACTGGACGTCCCCGATGTCTCGCTGGCCACTTATTCCCAACAAAGTGGGCAAATCCTGACGCAACGCGGCTTTATCGATCCGGCCTGGCTGCAAACAGCCAACGGCGGCACCACGCGACAGTTCATAGAGAACGGCAATCTGGTGGTGGTGGCACCCTCGGGTCGTTTCCAGATCGGGGCGGTTGTCGCGCTGCCCATTGCCCAGCTCAATAGCCGCATCCAGAGCGTGGCGCTGGTCGCGCTGCCGGTGGGAATAGCGGCCGGGGCGATCCTGGCGATTGCCATTGTCTATCTGGCGCGGCAACAGCGTTCGATGCCCAATCTCATCCGCGCAGGGCTGCGGCGCAACGAATTCTACCTGGAATACCAGCCCGTGGTCGATCTGGTGACCGGCAAATGGGCTGGCGCGGAGGCGCTGCTGCGCTTCAGGCACGGGACGGAACTGATCCGACCGGACATCTTCATTCCCTCTGCCGAGGAGGCCGGGCTGATCCAGCAGATTTCCCGGCGGGTGGTGGGCCTGGCCTGCCTGGACGCAGCCGGGCTGTTCAGGGAATTCCCGTCGCTGCATCTGGGCATCAACCTGTCGGCGGCGGACCTGGCCGACCACCAGACCCTGTCGCTGATCGACACCCTGACCGAAGCGACCGGGGCGCGATCGGGCAATCTGATGGTGGAGGCCACCGAGCGCAGCTTCACGGACCCCGAGACCGCGGGCCCCATTATCCGCAAGCTGCGTATGAGCGGCGTCCTGGTGGCCGTCGATGATTTCGGCACCGGCTATTCCAGCCTTTCGACCCTGCAGGCGCTGGAGCTGGACTATCTCAAGATCGACAAGGCCTTCGTGGATTCGCTGGGCACCGGCGCCGCGACCAGCAGCGTGGTGGCCCATATCATCGATATGGCCAAATCGCTCAACCTCAAGATGATTGCCGAGGGCGTGGAGACTGCCGAACAGGCGCAGATGCTGCGCGAGCTGGGCGTGCAATATGCCCAGGGGTGGCTGTTTGGCCGGCCCATGATCTATCGGCAGTTCATCGACATGGTGCGCCGGCAGCATGGCGGCCACGGCCATTTGATGCGTCCCGGTTCGGACACACCCTTGCATCCGGCCCAATAA
- a CDS encoding DUF817 domain-containing protein — MANRFTSVEAAIDRGAHAVLARTPRGPLADGLIEFLVFGLKQAWACLFGGLMLGMILATRLWWPEIGLHRYDFWFLTALTIQLGMIVFRLETLDEARVILIFHLVGTGMELFKTAAGSWIYPEPALIRIAGVPLFSGFMYACVGSYMARIQRIFDIRFTRYPPIWMTAVLALAIYVNFFTHHYMFDFRWLLFAAIALLYWRSWMHYRVFRFAHRMPMLLAFLLVALFIWVAENIGTWSRAWIYPEQADGWSVVSWSKLGSWYLLMLISVVLVTLVHPPRPHREGGEPAQRTAP; from the coding sequence ATGGCCAATCGGTTCACGAGTGTGGAAGCGGCGATCGACCGCGGCGCCCATGCTGTGCTGGCCCGGACGCCGCGCGGACCGCTTGCGGACGGGCTGATCGAGTTCCTGGTGTTCGGACTGAAACAGGCCTGGGCCTGCCTGTTCGGCGGGCTGATGCTGGGGATGATCCTGGCCACCCGGCTGTGGTGGCCGGAGATCGGGCTTCACCGCTATGACTTCTGGTTTCTGACGGCGCTGACGATCCAGCTCGGCATGATCGTGTTTCGCCTGGAGACGCTTGACGAGGCGCGGGTCATCCTGATCTTTCACCTGGTGGGAACCGGGATGGAATTGTTCAAGACCGCGGCCGGTTCATGGATCTACCCCGAACCGGCGCTGATCCGGATTGCCGGCGTACCGCTGTTTTCCGGCTTCATGTATGCCTGCGTTGGCAGCTATATGGCGCGTATCCAGCGCATCTTCGACATCCGCTTCACGCGCTACCCGCCGATCTGGATGACCGCGGTGCTGGCGCTTGCGATCTATGTGAACTTCTTCACGCACCACTACATGTTTGATTTCCGCTGGCTGCTGTTCGCGGCGATTGCGCTGCTCTACTGGCGCAGCTGGATGCATTACCGGGTGTTTCGCTTTGCCCACCGCATGCCCATGCTGCTGGCCTTCCTGCTGGTGGCGCTGTTCATCTGGGTGGCCGAGAATATCGGCACCTGGTCGCGGGCCTGGATCTATCCCGAGCAGGCAGATGGCTGGTCTGTGGTGAGCTGGAGCAAGCTCGGCTCGTGGTATCTGCTGATGCTGATTTCGGTGGTGCTGGTGACCCTGGTCCACCCGCCGCGGCCGCATCGGGAAGGCGGCGAGCCGGCGCAACGCACCGCTCCCTGA
- a CDS encoding LOG family protein, whose translation MRTSGEDIAVSRKAPDTPQTRSAAYRLAFADDEFMTSEDTRGVRFQLEYLKPEFRLREHGINSTVVLFGGARIPEPGKPAWAAKNETQRRNLEAASRYYDEARKFAQLASQTAASLDFKEFVVTTGGGPGVMEAGNRGAADMGAPSIGLNIVLPHEQAPNLYVTPDLSFNFHYFATRKIHFLMRAKAVAVFPGGFGTLDEFFESLTLIQTGRMERIPMLLFGKDFWTRVINLEALAEAGTISPEDPDLFTLVDTAKEGWDVVRQFYNLPQMGEPVWRGG comes from the coding sequence ATGCGCACATCGGGCGAGGATATCGCCGTATCGCGCAAGGCCCCCGATACGCCCCAGACGCGTAGCGCGGCCTATCGGCTGGCCTTTGCCGACGATGAATTCATGACCTCGGAAGACACGCGCGGCGTCCGCTTCCAGCTCGAATATCTCAAGCCCGAATTCCGCCTGCGCGAACACGGCATCAATTCCACAGTGGTCCTGTTCGGCGGCGCGCGCATTCCCGAGCCGGGCAAGCCGGCCTGGGCCGCCAAGAACGAGACCCAGCGCCGCAATCTCGAGGCCGCGTCACGCTATTATGACGAGGCCCGCAAGTTCGCCCAGCTCGCCTCGCAGACCGCGGCCTCGCTCGATTTCAAGGAATTCGTGGTGACCACCGGGGGCGGTCCGGGCGTCATGGAGGCAGGCAATCGCGGCGCGGCCGATATGGGCGCGCCCTCTATCGGCCTCAACATCGTGCTCCCACATGAGCAGGCGCCCAATCTCTATGTGACGCCCGATCTGAGCTTCAACTTCCACTATTTCGCCACCCGCAAGATCCACTTCCTCATGCGCGCCAAGGCGGTGGCGGTGTTTCCGGGCGGCTTCGGCACGCTGGACGAATTTTTCGAATCGCTCACCCTGATCCAGACCGGCCGGATGGAACGCATCCCCATGCTGCTCTTCGGCAAGGATTTCTGGACCCGTGTGATCAATCTCGAGGCGCTGGCGGAAGCCGGCACGATTTCGCCTGAGGACCCGGACCTCTTCACCCTCGTGGACACGGCCAAGGAGGGCTGGGACGTGGTGCGCCAGTTCTACAATCTCCCCCAGATGGGCGAGCCGGTCTGGCGCGGTGGCTAA